One Bacteroidia bacterium genomic region harbors:
- the rho gene encoding transcription termination factor Rho — protein sequence MIDTTTLNKKLISELRSAAQELGVENFKDLKKNELIEEIIRLSESSAVDNSENSSANKSKRKRIISNQPIDNQSTSIDSDITDSQDNVSNLPKEQITENHLEESNIPQKPNHQPANHRKRIRSFPEKNSHLPKEKEVTNNPHPETVTEEKTVEQVQLVDSTAPLPEIPAHNNNRERIIRKRENHKSERNTDRKWVTEHPENKTSEKKNIAPATETTPPPPPPPKSVLKEEDLLISCTGVLEVMPEGHGFLRSAEFNYLNSPDDVYVQHHIMRQFGVRTGDTIQAMIRPPRDSDRYFTLVNILTINGKQPAEIRDRVFFENLAPLFPFQKFNLHSSNDSDLSLRIIDLFAPIGKGQRGLIVAQPKTGKTILLKSIANAIARNHPESYLIILLVDERPEEVTDMQRSVDAEVIASTFDEPADRHVQVAGIVLEKAKRLVECGHDVVILLDSITRLARAYNTVAPGSGKILSGGVDSNALQKPKRFFGAARKIENGGSLTIVATALIDTGSKMDEVIFEEFKGTGNMELQLDRRLANKRIYPAIDIVASGTRREDLFMDSTSLDRVWQLRKFLTEMSPMEAMEFMKTQLKKSRDNQEFLKTEFIKIAQNFSYSDKDFGR from the coding sequence ATGATTGATACCACTACTTTAAACAAAAAACTCATCTCTGAATTACGTTCAGCCGCGCAGGAATTAGGCGTAGAAAACTTTAAAGACCTAAAAAAAAATGAACTTATTGAAGAAATTATCAGACTTTCAGAAAGTTCAGCTGTAGATAATTCAGAAAATTCATCTGCCAATAAATCCAAAAGAAAAAGAATTATTTCTAATCAACCAATTGATAATCAATCTACTTCAATAGATTCTGATATTACAGATTCCCAAGATAATGTTTCTAATTTACCTAAAGAGCAGATTACGGAGAACCATTTAGAGGAGTCAAATATTCCCCAAAAACCAAACCATCAGCCGGCTAACCACCGCAAAAGAATTCGGAGTTTTCCAGAAAAAAACAGCCATTTACCAAAGGAAAAAGAAGTTACGAACAACCCGCATCCAGAAACTGTTACTGAAGAAAAAACGGTTGAGCAGGTTCAATTAGTGGATTCTACAGCACCATTACCCGAAATACCGGCACACAATAACAACCGCGAACGTATCATCCGTAAACGTGAAAATCATAAATCAGAAAGAAACACCGACCGTAAGTGGGTAACAGAACATCCTGAAAATAAGACCTCAGAGAAAAAGAATATAGCACCGGCTACGGAAACTACACCACCGCCCCCCCCACCCCCAAAATCGGTACTCAAAGAGGAAGATTTACTCATTTCTTGCACCGGAGTTTTAGAGGTTATGCCCGAAGGGCACGGCTTTTTACGCTCTGCCGAGTTTAATTATCTAAATTCTCCTGATGATGTATATGTCCAGCATCATATTATGCGGCAATTTGGCGTTAGAACAGGAGATACCATTCAAGCTATGATTCGCCCGCCCCGAGATAGCGACCGATATTTTACACTTGTAAACATCCTAACTATCAATGGAAAACAGCCGGCAGAAATTCGCGATAGAGTGTTCTTTGAAAACTTAGCTCCCTTGTTTCCATTTCAAAAGTTCAATTTGCATTCTTCTAACGATTCAGATTTATCGCTTAGAATTATAGATTTATTTGCACCTATCGGCAAAGGCCAAAGAGGGCTTATCGTAGCCCAACCCAAAACAGGTAAAACGATTTTATTAAAATCCATTGCCAATGCAATTGCTCGTAACCATCCGGAATCTTATTTAATTATATTATTGGTAGATGAACGGCCTGAAGAAGTAACCGATATGCAGCGCAGTGTTGATGCAGAGGTTATTGCTTCTACGTTTGACGAGCCGGCTGATAGGCACGTTCAGGTAGCCGGTATCGTTTTGGAAAAAGCCAAACGATTAGTAGAGTGCGGCCATGATGTAGTGATTTTATTGGATTCAATCACCCGCTTAGCACGGGCATACAACACCGTAGCTCCCGGGTCAGGTAAGATTTTATCCGGCGGCGTAGATTCCAATGCCCTCCAAAAACCCAAACGCTTTTTTGGTGCAGCCAGAAAAATAGAAAACGGCGGCTCTCTTACTATCGTAGCTACTGCCCTCATTGACACCGGCAGCAAAATGGACGAAGTAATATTCGAAGAATTTAAAGGCACCGGCAATATGGAACTCCAGCTTGACCGTAGGTTAGCCAATAAACGAATCTATCCGGCTATTGATATTGTAGCCTCCGGCACCAGACGTGAAGACTTGTTTATGGATTCCACTTCCTTAGACAGGGTCTGGCAGCTCCGAAAGTTCCTCACGGAAATGAGCCCCATGGAAGCAATGGAATTCATGAAAACCCAACTCAAAAAATCACGTGATAATCAAGAATTTTTAAAAACCGAATTTATAAAAATAGCCCAAAACTTCTCTTACAGCGATAAAGACTTTGGCCGATAA
- a CDS encoding M1 family metallopeptidase, with amino-acid sequence MSFRKFEIIFFICFLFCSFEIYSQRDSKNTSETLRFKQLREELPTPTESRLATGAPGPKYWQNRADYSIDVTVDDINQLVTGKETITYHNFSPHTLTYLWVQLDQNIFASDSRAKLMSNAPDYQNITIEQLADKLAIPPNLGYKIEVVQDSKGRVLKKTIYDTMMRIDLPTALLSGQDFVFSIHWNFKINDGKKGGRCGYEFFESDGNYIYELAQWFPRMCVYDDVNGWQHKSYLGRGEFALEFGDYTVNITVPNDHIVAATGILTNPDKVLTTKQLERYNQAKNAEKPIFIVTPEEATENQQSKPNGTKTWRFFAKNVRDFAFATSRKFVWDAASVKIAGNSTLAMSFYPKEGMPLWDKYSTHTIIHTLKVYSRYSLDYPYPVAISVNGPVYGMEYPMICFNGPRPEKDKTYSKATKYALISVIIHEVGHNFFPMIISSDERQWTWLDEGLNSFIQFLTEREFEPNYPSRRGFPSSVVPYMSGGGLEPIMTNSESISQFGNNAYLKPAVGLNILRETIMGRELFDYAFKEYCQRWKFKHPEPADFFRTLEDASGVDLDWFWRGWFFETDPVNIGIQSVTCWKLNPSDPNITKTLAKQQYEKTSQNLTNIKNDTLIKQYYISDKPELKDFYNQYDEYAVTNREIEAYRNYVNNLSESQQKLLQSNQYFYVLEFNNAGGMLMPIIIQVTYKDGSKEVFRFPVELWVKNTVTCTKEIISNQEIIEFQLDPFLETADIDTSNNVFPRKPEVSRFELFRQQQRGGNPMQYQTR; translated from the coding sequence ATGAGTTTTCGAAAATTTGAGATTATTTTCTTTATTTGCTTCTTGTTTTGTAGTTTTGAGATATATTCTCAAAGAGATTCTAAGAATACTTCGGAAACCTTACGCTTTAAACAACTTCGGGAGGAACTTCCTACACCAACAGAATCCCGTTTAGCAACAGGTGCTCCCGGCCCTAAATATTGGCAAAATCGCGCAGATTATAGCATTGATGTAACCGTAGATGATATTAACCAACTTGTAACCGGAAAAGAAACTATTACTTATCATAACTTTTCACCACATACACTTACTTACCTCTGGGTTCAATTAGACCAAAATATTTTTGCTTCTGATTCAAGAGCCAAACTAATGTCAAACGCTCCTGATTATCAAAATATTACCATAGAACAATTAGCAGATAAATTAGCGATACCACCAAATTTAGGTTATAAAATAGAAGTCGTTCAGGATTCTAAGGGGAGGGTTTTAAAAAAGACAATCTATGATACAATGATGCGAATTGATTTACCAACTGCATTATTATCCGGTCAAGATTTTGTTTTTTCGATTCATTGGAATTTTAAGATAAATGACGGCAAAAAAGGGGGGCGTTGCGGCTATGAGTTTTTTGAATCAGATGGAAATTATATCTATGAACTAGCCCAATGGTTTCCGCGTATGTGCGTATATGACGATGTAAATGGCTGGCAACATAAATCTTATCTTGGGCGTGGCGAATTTGCCCTTGAATTTGGGGATTATACGGTAAATATTACCGTTCCTAATGACCACATTGTTGCCGCTACCGGAATCTTAACAAATCCTGATAAAGTACTAACAACAAAGCAGTTAGAACGATACAATCAAGCTAAAAATGCTGAAAAGCCTATCTTTATCGTTACCCCCGAAGAAGCTACCGAAAACCAGCAATCCAAACCCAATGGCACTAAAACATGGCGATTTTTTGCCAAAAACGTACGTGATTTTGCATTTGCAACTTCCCGAAAGTTTGTCTGGGACGCAGCCTCCGTTAAAATAGCCGGTAATTCTACACTGGCAATGTCTTTTTACCCCAAAGAAGGAATGCCTCTTTGGGATAAATATTCCACACACACCATCATCCACACACTTAAAGTTTATTCCCGTTATTCGTTAGACTATCCTTATCCTGTTGCTATTTCTGTGAACGGCCCTGTTTATGGAATGGAATATCCCATGATTTGCTTCAATGGTCCCAGACCGGAAAAAGATAAAACATACTCAAAGGCAACGAAATATGCACTGATTTCTGTGATTATTCATGAAGTTGGCCATAATTTTTTTCCGATGATTATCAGCTCTGATGAACGGCAGTGGACTTGGTTAGATGAAGGCTTAAATTCCTTTATACAGTTTCTAACGGAACGTGAATTTGAGCCAAATTACCCCTCTCGAAGAGGCTTTCCGAGTTCGGTAGTTCCTTATATGTCCGGCGGAGGACTCGAACCCATCATGACAAACTCTGAATCTATCTCTCAATTTGGGAATAATGCGTATTTGAAACCGGCTGTTGGGTTAAATATTTTACGCGAAACAATCATGGGGCGGGAATTGTTTGACTATGCTTTCAAAGAATATTGCCAACGTTGGAAATTCAAACACCCGGAGCCGGCAGACTTTTTTAGAACCTTAGAAGACGCATCCGGCGTTGATTTAGACTGGTTTTGGCGCGGCTGGTTTTTTGAAACAGACCCGGTAAATATTGGAATACAGTCCGTTACATGCTGGAAGCTAAATCCAAGCGACCCTAACATTACCAAAACCTTAGCAAAACAACAGTATGAAAAGACCTCTCAAAATCTCACAAATATCAAAAATGACACGTTAATAAAACAATATTATATTTCTGATAAACCGGAACTAAAAGATTTCTACAACCAATATGATGAATATGCTGTTACAAATAGAGAAATAGAAGCCTACCGAAATTACGTCAATAATTTATCTGAATCTCAACAAAAGCTACTACAAAGTAATCAATATTTCTATGTATTGGAATTTAATAATGCCGGAGGGATGCTCATGCCTATCATTATCCAAGTAACCTACAAAGACGGAAGTAAAGAAGTATTTCGTTTTCCGGTTGAACTTTGGGTCAAAAACACAGTTACTTGCACAAAGGAAATAATTAGCAATCAGGAAATTATAGAATTTCAATTAGATCCTTTTCTGGAGACAGCAGATATAGACACCTCAAACAACGTTTTTCCCAGAAAACCTGAGGTTTCCAGATTTGAGCTATTTCGGCAGCAGCAACGGGGCGGAAATCCGATGCAATACCAAACTCGCTGA
- a CDS encoding DUF2269 domain-containing protein translates to MRNITKISILNGLILLCLTLSEFLGLIKFDLLLPYHWHKILHIIGVVLFMGNMIVGPIWFMYAYFSKDKTLLEFAGRLLELTDIYLTIPGIALTVLNGLYLASVYGGSKNQPWLFYSMILLFVMWGLSIPLIYLQEKMYQSLDKEFDIKIINTLIIRWGILGTFVMIPPSIVFYLMIVKTI, encoded by the coding sequence ATGAGAAATATCACAAAAATATCAATTCTAAACGGACTAATTCTACTATGCTTGACACTATCAGAATTTTTGGGTCTAATTAAATTTGATTTATTACTTCCCTATCATTGGCATAAAATACTACATATAATTGGAGTAGTGTTATTTATGGGAAATATGATTGTTGGACCAATTTGGTTTATGTATGCGTATTTTTCGAAAGACAAAACACTTCTGGAATTTGCTGGAAGATTATTAGAACTGACAGACATTTACCTTACTATTCCGGGTATAGCACTAACTGTTTTAAATGGATTGTATCTTGCCTCTGTTTATGGTGGGAGCAAAAATCAACCTTGGCTTTTCTATTCAATGATTTTACTGTTTGTAATGTGGGGTTTATCAATTCCATTGATCTACCTTCAGGAGAAGATGTATCAATCTTTAGATAAGGAATTTGACATTAAAATAATTAACACCTTAATAATTCGTTGGGGCATTTTGGGGACTTTTGTGATGATACCACCTTCTATAGTATTTTATTTAATGATAGTTAAGACGATTTGA
- the sucC gene encoding ADP-forming succinate--CoA ligase subunit beta, translating into MKLHEYQAKDILKSYGVPIQEGLVAGTVEEAVAAAKGLYPNPTGKEFYVVKAQIHAGGRGKGGGVKVAKSLEDVREKASQILGMQLITHQTGPEGKKVNKILIAQDVFYPGSTEPKEYYLGITLDRTVGRTVIMASAEGGVEIEKVAAETPEKIIKEWINPTIGLQPFQTRKIAFALGFEGEAFKQCTKFIEALHRAYQETDASLFEINPMLKTSDNKIIAVDAKIDIDENALFRHKSYEALRDLSEEEPLETEARENNLNYIKLDGNVGCMVNGAGLAMATMDIIKLSGGEPANFLDVGGGANPKTVEAAFRIILKDPHVKAILINIFGGIVQCDRVANGVVEAYRNIGNISIPIIVRLQGTNAEIAAKIINESGLKVASAILLSEAAQKVREALTV; encoded by the coding sequence ATGAAATTACACGAATATCAAGCAAAAGACATCCTGAAGTCTTACGGAGTGCCTATACAGGAAGGACTTGTTGCAGGGACAGTAGAAGAGGCTGTAGCAGCAGCAAAAGGGCTATACCCGAACCCTACCGGTAAAGAATTTTACGTAGTAAAAGCTCAGATTCACGCCGGCGGACGTGGCAAAGGGGGCGGCGTTAAAGTAGCTAAATCCTTAGAAGATGTCCGCGAAAAAGCATCCCAAATATTAGGAATGCAACTGATTACGCACCAAACCGGCCCAGAAGGCAAAAAAGTAAATAAGATATTAATCGCCCAAGACGTATTCTATCCCGGCTCCACCGAACCCAAAGAATATTATCTGGGAATAACCCTTGACCGCACAGTTGGCAGAACTGTTATTATGGCTTCTGCCGAAGGCGGTGTAGAAATCGAAAAAGTAGCTGCAGAAACACCTGAAAAAATCATCAAAGAATGGATAAATCCAACTATTGGTCTTCAGCCTTTTCAAACCAGAAAAATAGCTTTTGCACTCGGCTTTGAAGGCGAAGCCTTTAAACAATGTACCAAATTCATTGAAGCTCTGCACCGCGCTTACCAGGAAACAGATGCCTCTTTGTTTGAAATTAATCCGATGCTAAAAACCAGCGATAACAAAATTATCGCCGTAGATGCCAAAATAGATATTGATGAAAATGCCCTATTCCGGCACAAAAGCTACGAAGCTCTTCGCGATTTAAGCGAAGAAGAACCCTTAGAAACAGAAGCCCGTGAAAATAACCTGAACTATATTAAACTTGACGGAAACGTTGGCTGTATGGTAAACGGTGCCGGCCTCGCAATGGCAACAATGGACATCATCAAACTTTCCGGCGGAGAGCCGGCTAACTTCTTGGATGTTGGCGGCGGAGCAAATCCCAAAACCGTAGAAGCCGCTTTCAGAATAATTTTAAAAGACCCACACGTAAAAGCTATTCTAATCAATATCTTCGGGGGTATTGTTCAATGCGACCGCGTAGCAAACGGTGTAGTAGAAGCCTACCGCAACATCGGAAATATTTCCATCCCAATTATTGTGCGATTACAAGGCACTAACGCCGAAATAGCCGCCAAAATCATCAATGAATCCGGCTTAAAAGTAGCTTCCGCCATCTTACTTAGCGAAGCTGCCCAAAAAGTTCGCGAAGCACTTACAGTATAG